The Hyphomicrobiales bacterium genome has a window encoding:
- a CDS encoding Cell wall hydrolase, protein MKRIVPSALLALAAFVVLPVKIVPTTSRALSPVPAGIDRAPLEQGPQAAGPSRLDTVDVDLFDRPDGTALALVDPHADRGELRDALAPTVSDGKIDPVPSGRVSHPGEPLAKGNGSTPANAASMAEGSVTPRSASTAIAWVTPTGIVVMLGKEAEQPRLYVGLIEPAQLEREQRCLAEAVYFEARSEAEDGRAAIAQVVLNRVKSGVYPHSVCGVVYQNRHRKLACQFTFACEGKSLRITEPEAWKAALRIARDVYEGRIYLAEVGGATHYHADYVQPSWARKLKKMDAIGRHIFYS, encoded by the coding sequence ATGAAGCGCATCGTTCCGTCGGCGCTGCTCGCGCTTGCGGCTTTCGTCGTGCTGCCTGTCAAAATTGTGCCGACGACGTCGCGCGCCCTGTCACCCGTTCCTGCCGGCATCGACCGCGCCCCGCTGGAACAGGGCCCGCAAGCGGCCGGCCCGAGCCGTCTCGATACCGTAGACGTCGATCTCTTCGACCGGCCGGACGGCACGGCGTTGGCTCTCGTCGACCCTCACGCGGATCGCGGCGAGCTGCGCGATGCTCTCGCTCCCACCGTGTCGGACGGCAAGATCGATCCCGTTCCATCCGGACGTGTGTCGCATCCGGGCGAGCCGCTCGCGAAGGGCAATGGCTCCACTCCGGCCAATGCGGCCTCAATGGCGGAAGGTTCGGTGACCCCGAGAAGCGCAAGCACCGCTATCGCCTGGGTGACGCCGACGGGCATCGTGGTCATGCTTGGGAAGGAGGCCGAACAGCCCCGCCTCTATGTGGGACTGATCGAACCGGCGCAGTTGGAGCGCGAACAGCGCTGCCTCGCAGAGGCCGTCTATTTCGAGGCACGGTCCGAGGCGGAAGACGGGCGTGCCGCCATCGCGCAGGTCGTGCTCAACCGTGTGAAGAGCGGGGTGTATCCGCATTCGGTATGCGGGGTGGTCTACCAGAACCGCCACCGCAAGCTCGCCTGCCAATTCACCTTCGCCTGCGAGGGTAAATCCCTGCGCATCACCGAGCCCGAGGCCTGGAAAGCGGCCCTGCGCATCGCGCGCGACGTCTACGAGGGCAGGATCTATCTCGCGGAGGTGGGAGGCGCGACGCATTACCACGCCGATTACGTCCAGCCGAGCTGGGCGCGGAAGCTGAAGAAGATGGACGCGATCGGCCGGCACATCTTCTACAGCTAG
- a CDS encoding hypothetical protein (Evidence 5 : Unknown function) produces MVMKTLNFAGAAEPVPGMPLPWQMACEPPRPVGCSKNSPTPETIG; encoded by the coding sequence ATGGTTATGAAAACGCTGAATTTCGCCGGCGCGGCGGAGCCTGTGCCCGGCATGCCTCTGCCGTGGCAAATGGCCTGCGAACCTCCGCGGCCTGTCGGTTGCTCCAAGAACTCGCCGACGCCGGAAACGATCGGCTAG
- a CDS encoding conserved exported hypothetical protein (Evidence 4 : Unknown function but conserved in other organisms), with protein sequence MRWNLVGAAILAFGGLSAEAQTLPAEELAGRSLERRAVEAMIWAMPAVNTDLMLQEALSKTKAKPNDVVFWSQPANWKNQTLTPNPDSIYFMSFWNVKDGPVVIEVPPAKGGSIAGNIVTIWQMPLEDAGPEGADKGKGGKYLITPPGYKGKVPAGYFHLPSDTYSGFALMRSNLPSHAPADVAKSVAYGKQIKVYPLSSAKNPPATTFVDAYDVMFDSTIRYDASFYRNLDRVVQNEPWLQRDRAMIDQLKTLGIEKGKPFNPNPKTQAALDAGAKEAHALLSQIYDAGFPAINQGIRWFPAAMAEVVKAVSTEYADVNAYPVDARGVTYTLGFTGIKRIGTAQFYLMANKDKDGNAFDGGANYRLTVPANAPVKQYWSATVYDRETHALVKNMNRASVASISPGAQKNPDGTVDVFFGPQAPAGKEANWVPTDPNRKFELLFRLYGPEKPLFDKSWKLPDVERVARP encoded by the coding sequence ATGCGATGGAATTTGGTTGGCGCCGCGATACTGGCCTTCGGCGGGCTCTCAGCTGAGGCGCAAACGCTGCCTGCCGAGGAACTCGCCGGGCGCAGCCTCGAAAGGCGTGCCGTCGAGGCGATGATCTGGGCCATGCCCGCGGTCAACACCGACCTCATGCTCCAGGAAGCTCTCAGCAAGACCAAGGCGAAACCCAACGACGTCGTGTTCTGGTCGCAGCCGGCGAACTGGAAGAACCAGACGCTGACGCCAAACCCGGATTCGATCTACTTCATGTCGTTCTGGAACGTGAAGGATGGCCCGGTCGTCATCGAGGTCCCGCCTGCTAAGGGCGGGTCGATCGCCGGCAACATCGTCACCATCTGGCAGATGCCGCTCGAGGATGCCGGGCCGGAAGGGGCCGACAAGGGCAAGGGCGGCAAGTACCTGATCACGCCGCCGGGCTACAAGGGGAAGGTCCCGGCCGGCTATTTCCACCTGCCGTCCGACACCTATAGCGGCTTCGCGCTGATGCGTTCCAACCTGCCGAGCCACGCACCCGCCGATGTGGCGAAATCGGTGGCCTACGGCAAACAGATCAAGGTCTATCCGCTTTCGAGCGCCAAAAACCCACCGGCAACCACTTTCGTCGACGCCTATGACGTGATGTTCGACTCGACGATTAGGTATGACGCCAGCTTCTACCGCAACCTCGACCGCGTCGTGCAGAATGAGCCCTGGCTGCAGCGCGACCGGGCGATGATCGACCAGTTGAAGACGCTCGGCATCGAAAAGGGCAAGCCGTTCAACCCGAATCCAAAGACGCAGGCCGCCCTCGACGCAGGCGCCAAGGAGGCTCACGCGCTGCTGTCGCAGATCTACGACGCCGGATTTCCGGCCATCAACCAGGGCATCCGCTGGTTCCCCGCCGCGATGGCCGAGGTCGTGAAGGCAGTGTCGACAGAATACGCGGACGTCAACGCCTACCCCGTCGACGCACGCGGCGTGACCTATACGCTTGGCTTCACCGGCATCAAGCGCATCGGCACAGCGCAATTCTACCTGATGGCAAACAAGGACAAGGACGGCAACGCGTTCGACGGCGGCGCCAACTACAGGCTGACCGTGCCGGCCAACGCGCCGGTCAAGCAATACTGGTCCGCGACGGTCTACGACCGCGAGACCCATGCCCTCGTCAAGAACATGAACCGCGCCAGCGTCGCCTCGATCAGCCCCGGCGCGCAGAAAAATCCGGACGGGACGGTCGACGTCTTCTTCGGCCCCCAAGCCCCGGCCGGGAAGGAAGCGAATTGGGTGCCGACCGACCCCAATCGCAAATTCGAGCTGCTATTCCGGCTTTACGGGCCGGAGAAGCCGCTCTTCGACAAGAGCTGGAAGCTGCCGGACGTCGAGCGAGTCGCCAGGCCCTAG
- a CDS encoding conserved hypothetical protein (Evidence 4 : Unknown function but conserved in other organisms), with amino-acid sequence MSSWPTEIRLSKDRRTLHVAFEDGASFALPAELLRVESPSAEVQGHHPSQKTIVAGKAEVEILRVEPVGHYAVRLGFDDMHETGIYAWDYLRELGEQADDKMKAYETALAEKGLSRERKR; translated from the coding sequence ATGTCATCCTGGCCGACCGAGATCCGCCTGTCGAAGGACCGCCGCACCCTGCATGTCGCCTTCGAGGACGGAGCAAGCTTCGCGCTGCCGGCCGAGCTTCTGCGCGTCGAGAGTCCCTCGGCCGAGGTCCAGGGTCATCATCCCAGCCAGAAGACCATCGTCGCCGGCAAGGCGGAGGTCGAGATCCTGCGGGTCGAGCCGGTCGGCCATTACGCCGTCAGGCTCGGCTTCGACGACATGCACGAGACCGGCATCTACGCCTGGGATTATCTGCGCGAGCTCGGCGAGCAGGCCGACGACAAGATGAAGGCCTATGAGACGGCGCTGGCTGAGAAGGGGCTCTCCCGCGAGCGGAAGCGCTAG
- the moaA gene encoding GTP 3',8-cyclase → MFGVEADVLLDDMKPLTRSPLVDPFGRTISYLRISVTDRCDFRCVYCMAENMQFLPRKELLTLEELDRIATAFVSRGTRKLRLTGGEPLVRRDIMSLFRSLSRHLTSGALDELTLTTNGSLLSRYADELAGYGVRRINVSLDTLDADKFREITRRGDLKVVLAGIEAARKAGMRVKINAVALKGVNDDEIEELMLWSHGLGMDLTLIEVMPMGEIEVGRIDQYLPLSVVRGRLMDKYTLVDDPYRTGGPARYVRVKETGGLIGFITPLTHNFCESCNRVRLTCTGTLYMCLGQEDAADLRAAVRSSPDDALLYRTMDEAIARKPKGHDFVIDRRHARPAVGRHMSVTGG, encoded by the coding sequence GTGTTCGGAGTTGAGGCAGACGTGCTGCTCGACGACATGAAGCCGCTGACGCGGTCGCCGCTGGTCGATCCGTTCGGCCGGACAATTTCCTATCTGCGCATCTCGGTGACGGATCGCTGCGATTTTCGTTGCGTCTATTGCATGGCCGAGAACATGCAATTCCTGCCGCGCAAGGAGCTGCTGACGCTCGAGGAACTCGACCGGATCGCCACCGCCTTCGTCAGCCGCGGCACGCGCAAGCTGCGCCTGACCGGCGGCGAGCCGCTGGTGCGCCGCGACATCATGAGCCTGTTCCGCTCGCTCTCGCGCCACCTCACCTCCGGCGCGCTCGACGAATTGACGCTGACCACCAACGGCTCGCTGCTCTCGCGCTATGCCGACGAACTCGCCGGCTATGGCGTGCGCCGCATCAACGTCTCGCTCGATACGCTCGATGCTGACAAGTTCCGCGAGATCACCCGCCGGGGCGACCTCAAGGTCGTGCTCGCCGGCATCGAGGCGGCGCGCAAGGCCGGGATGCGGGTCAAGATCAACGCGGTGGCGCTGAAGGGCGTCAACGACGACGAGATCGAGGAGCTGATGCTCTGGTCGCACGGCCTCGGCATGGACCTGACCCTGATCGAGGTCATGCCGATGGGCGAGATCGAGGTCGGCCGCATCGACCAGTATCTGCCGCTCTCGGTGGTTCGCGGGCGGCTGATGGACAAGTATACGCTGGTCGACGATCCCTACCGCACCGGTGGGCCGGCCCGCTATGTCCGCGTCAAGGAGACCGGCGGCCTGATCGGCTTCATCACGCCGCTCACCCATAATTTCTGCGAGAGCTGCAACCGCGTGCGGCTGACCTGCACCGGCACGCTCTATATGTGTCTTGGCCAGGAGGACGCGGCCGATCTGCGCGCCGCCGTCCGCTCCTCGCCGGACGACGCCCTGCTCTACCGGACCATGGACGAGGCCATCGCGCGCAAGCCGAAAGGCCACGACTTCGTCATCGACCGGCGTCATGCCCGCCCGGCCGTCGGCCGGCACATGAGCGTCACCGGCGGCTGA
- a CDS encoding conserved membrane hypothetical protein (Evidence 4 : Unknown function but conserved in other organisms), with product MRLMFKAMAGRARAAASAIDDAVRQTHAARLAIMAARLRRSLPLLAMLIAATLLFCLFLGWSSGRSVFRALSPASPTGIGAGIAGVLAGLIVIELCAVFAITLMTAALQLAYDTGRHRVRALLQIVSAIALAGLAWRLSALDAVSLPLATIFPMLASACLVALTIWFERTYLRPAYPGFRDFWVDIVDARLFLTRAAHGE from the coding sequence ATGCGGTTGATGTTCAAGGCGATGGCAGGCCGCGCGAGAGCGGCGGCAAGCGCAATCGATGACGCCGTGAGGCAGACCCATGCGGCGCGGCTCGCCATCATGGCGGCACGGCTGCGGCGCTCCCTGCCCCTTCTCGCGATGCTCATCGCCGCCACCCTGCTCTTTTGCCTGTTTCTCGGCTGGTCGTCCGGCCGCAGCGTCTTCCGGGCGCTCTCGCCCGCCTCGCCCACCGGAATCGGGGCCGGGATCGCGGGCGTTCTGGCGGGGCTCATCGTCATCGAGCTTTGCGCCGTCTTCGCCATCACGCTGATGACCGCGGCGCTCCAGCTCGCCTACGACACGGGCCGTCACCGCGTGCGCGCGCTGCTACAGATCGTCAGCGCCATCGCGCTGGCCGGACTAGCCTGGCGGCTTTCGGCGCTCGACGCGGTCTCCCTGCCCCTCGCGACCATCTTTCCCATGCTCGCGAGCGCATGCCTCGTCGCGCTGACGATCTGGTTCGAGCGCACCTATCTGCGTCCGGCCTATCCGGGCTTCCGCGATTTCTGGGTCGACATCGTCGATGCCCGCCTGTTCCTGACGCGAGCCGCCCATGGCGAATGA
- a CDS encoding conserved membrane hypothetical protein (Evidence 4 : Unknown function but conserved in other organisms), giving the protein MANDDGSALTRHGAPAMTAHHLAESVRAGHNGASDAVENLPPADAAMLSQTEQTLIAKAREHYAMLRQEAAARLNAIQAEVVSRRELFTQQRFEGRVRGVEATMRAMLNKHGGELEQRVYDALRAKREYAFFNYENKRRADPKLDKWQFILFFLVVPLVVESLLNGNFFAEASDFGLVGGAATAVIISALNIALGFFMGVGPARYCQHVKSSHLFWALPAYAGMIALIVLFNLAVGHYREMLIANPDARSFQVMPRMLENPFAIYDIKSVALVIIGCLVAFVAATKGYTAFGSYPGHATAYKRWRQRWNAVEEERRRLDVELLPELEAIRTQIDGFRADCRDELGKLQGTKAAAERARDLYFSRLGQLRAAKDAAMMQYREANLRVRTDLPPAYFAQSLNLAEIDQPGELPEYVAARRQIEDFEQQLASMPALIEAKLKDRLILLRGVDLAGEIEQVKLRAAQAGREAFERDEAAQKQAAEDFAAMPR; this is encoded by the coding sequence ATGGCGAATGACGACGGCAGCGCGCTCACGCGGCACGGTGCGCCCGCGATGACTGCGCATCACCTCGCGGAGTCGGTCAGGGCGGGCCACAACGGCGCGAGCGACGCGGTCGAGAATCTGCCGCCGGCCGATGCGGCCATGCTGTCCCAGACCGAGCAGACGCTGATCGCCAAGGCGCGCGAACACTATGCGATGCTGCGGCAGGAGGCGGCGGCACGCCTCAACGCCATTCAGGCCGAGGTTGTGAGCCGGCGGGAGCTGTTCACGCAGCAACGTTTCGAGGGCCGCGTGCGCGGCGTCGAGGCGACGATGCGGGCCATGCTCAACAAGCACGGCGGCGAGCTGGAACAGCGCGTCTACGATGCTCTCAGGGCCAAGCGCGAATACGCCTTCTTCAACTACGAGAACAAGCGCAGGGCCGATCCCAAGCTCGACAAATGGCAGTTCATCCTGTTCTTCCTGGTCGTGCCGCTGGTGGTCGAAAGCCTGCTCAACGGCAACTTCTTTGCCGAAGCCAGCGATTTCGGCCTGGTCGGCGGCGCCGCCACCGCGGTCATCATTTCAGCGCTCAACATCGCGCTCGGCTTCTTCATGGGCGTCGGCCCCGCGCGCTATTGCCAGCATGTGAAAAGCTCGCACCTGTTCTGGGCGCTGCCGGCCTATGCCGGCATGATCGCGCTCATCGTGCTGTTCAATCTCGCGGTCGGCCATTACCGCGAGATGCTGATCGCCAATCCCGACGCGCGCTCCTTCCAGGTGATGCCGCGCATGCTGGAGAACCCGTTCGCGATCTACGACATCAAATCGGTCGCGCTGGTCATCATCGGCTGTCTCGTCGCGTTCGTCGCGGCGACGAAAGGCTATACCGCCTTCGGCAGCTATCCGGGGCACGCCACCGCCTACAAGCGCTGGCGGCAGCGCTGGAACGCCGTCGAGGAGGAGCGGCGCCGGCTCGATGTCGAGCTACTGCCGGAGCTCGAAGCGATCCGAACCCAGATCGACGGCTTCCGTGCCGATTGCCGCGACGAGTTGGGCAAGCTGCAAGGCACGAAGGCGGCCGCGGAGAGGGCCCGCGACCTCTATTTCTCCCGTCTCGGACAACTGCGGGCCGCCAAGGACGCGGCGATGATGCAATATCGCGAAGCCAATCTGCGCGTCCGCACCGATCTGCCGCCGGCCTATTTCGCACAGTCACTCAACCTGGCGGAGATCGACCAGCCCGGAGAACTGCCGGAATACGTCGCGGCGCGCCGGCAGATCGAGGATTTCGAGCAGCAGCTCGCCAGCATGCCGGCCCTGATCGAGGCCAAGCTCAAGGATCGGCTGATCCTCCTGCGCGGCGTCGACCTCGCCGGCGAAATCGAGCAGGTGAAGCTGCGTGCGGCGCAGGCCGGGCGCGAGGCCTTCGAGCGCGACGAGGCGGCCCAGAAGCAGGCGGCGGAGGATTTCGCCGCAATGCCACGCTAG
- a CDS encoding conserved hypothetical protein (Evidence 4 : Unknown function but conserved in other organisms) has protein sequence MKTENLAIVASLLAGVALVGFFAAPSLLRGPPRDQETLCPKAGPVGHTLILVDKSDPWSEVQAGRLKKLVKQIGDELPAERMLSIYVFNDVFEPGFPALISLCNPGKTASELIGNPRREYVKWVEKFGRPLDEALTVLTQPAKGNQSPIVEAIGDVVSRRENRVPNGDRSLVLVSDMLQNSGQFTVFGNAAGARDPERLRRLLDKVWQDSGAKTWALSIHQVQGVYDQNRLEQAAALWKQAFQKLNITVNWDRL, from the coding sequence ATGAAGACCGAGAACCTGGCCATCGTCGCCTCCCTGCTCGCGGGCGTCGCGCTCGTCGGCTTCTTCGCGGCCCCCTCTCTGCTGCGCGGCCCGCCGCGCGACCAGGAGACGCTGTGCCCGAAGGCGGGCCCGGTCGGGCACACGCTGATTCTCGTCGACAAGAGCGATCCGTGGAGCGAGGTGCAGGCGGGGCGGTTGAAGAAGCTTGTGAAGCAGATCGGCGATGAATTGCCGGCCGAACGCATGCTGTCGATCTACGTCTTCAACGACGTCTTCGAGCCCGGCTTCCCGGCCCTGATCTCGCTGTGCAACCCAGGCAAGACGGCGAGCGAGCTGATCGGCAATCCGCGCCGCGAATATGTGAAATGGGTCGAGAAGTTCGGCCGGCCGCTCGACGAGGCTCTCACCGTGCTGACCCAGCCGGCGAAGGGCAACCAGTCGCCGATCGTCGAGGCAATCGGCGATGTGGTCTCGCGGCGCGAGAACCGCGTGCCGAACGGCGACCGCTCGCTCGTGCTCGTCTCGGACATGCTGCAGAACTCCGGCCAGTTCACCGTCTTCGGCAATGCGGCCGGGGCGCGCGACCCCGAGCGGCTGCGCCGCCTGCTCGACAAGGTCTGGCAGGATTCCGGCGCGAAGACCTGGGCGCTCAGCATCCATCAGGTCCAGGGCGTCTACGACCAGAACCGGCTGGAGCAGGCTGCTGCCCTGTGGAAGCAGGCCTTCCAGAAGCTCAATATCACGGTGAACTGGGACAGGCTGTAG
- a CDS encoding Methyl-accepting transducer domain-containing protein codes for MRGRMRRWLGVRTPAGEEAPIELMPVASAAAPGPQIVPVDLSTRDAVDDIERDILFAMQRLTHELGEVEKLSADSESGSRSILESAGSMRTAVGAASENASVLAAATQQVSHSADQVGNAMAGVRLRLDAAVERAGEATLMMDGLAEATGEIRGIVDSIAEIARQTNLLALNAAIEAARAGEAGRGFGIVAHEVKTLSVEVGEAVGNIRQRVDRLTRAAQSSSGIVNEALQIVRDVNPLMATISQASQEQAVSTAELSRNAVETALFVEGVALRATEIDRIAHATVAESERVRRASEKGSRLVGRMLRRFKPLLRHSAFADRRRHDRFPTARRAHLTLGGIDLSSRIVDVGRGGALLADARATRFEGGTGAITIDGLPPLPCRMAGQSEQGLHLAFEVDAVAGSGALAQMIEEIERSYRPLIERAQDFAREVAAAMEVAIENGTLIEEELFGALYTPVSESEPVQYLSPSLPALETILPPLLKKTLASDPRLVFAVPSDRNGYMPVHHAETSQPQRSYDPAWNAIHSCNRRILDSRSGISASRSVRPFLVQLCQHDLGNGRSEALSEITAPLRVKGRHWGGVRMAYRL; via the coding sequence ATGCGGGGCAGAATGCGACGCTGGCTGGGCGTCCGAACGCCGGCAGGCGAAGAAGCGCCGATCGAGTTGATGCCGGTTGCCAGCGCAGCCGCACCCGGTCCGCAGATCGTTCCCGTCGATCTTTCGACCCGCGATGCCGTGGACGATATCGAGCGCGATATCCTGTTCGCGATGCAGCGGCTCACGCATGAGCTGGGCGAGGTCGAGAAGCTGTCGGCCGATTCCGAAAGCGGGTCGCGCAGCATTCTGGAAAGCGCGGGCAGCATGCGCACGGCCGTCGGCGCGGCGAGCGAGAACGCCTCCGTCCTCGCGGCTGCGACGCAGCAGGTGTCCCATTCGGCCGATCAGGTGGGCAACGCCATGGCAGGCGTTCGCCTCCGGCTGGATGCCGCGGTCGAGCGGGCCGGCGAGGCGACGCTGATGATGGACGGTCTGGCCGAAGCGACCGGCGAGATCCGGGGCATCGTCGATTCCATCGCCGAGATTGCGCGGCAGACCAATCTGCTCGCCCTCAACGCCGCGATCGAGGCCGCCCGCGCCGGCGAGGCCGGGCGCGGGTTCGGCATCGTCGCCCATGAGGTGAAGACGCTTTCCGTCGAGGTCGGCGAGGCCGTCGGCAACATCCGCCAGCGCGTCGACCGGCTCACCCGCGCGGCCCAGAGCTCCAGCGGCATCGTCAACGAGGCGCTGCAGATCGTGCGGGACGTCAATCCGCTCATGGCCACGATCAGCCAGGCCTCGCAGGAGCAGGCGGTTTCTACGGCGGAATTGTCGCGCAACGCCGTCGAAACGGCGCTTTTCGTCGAGGGCGTCGCGCTCCGTGCGACCGAGATCGACCGGATTGCGCATGCCACGGTCGCCGAGAGCGAGCGGGTTCGGCGCGCCTCCGAAAAGGGCAGCCGGCTCGTCGGCCGCATGCTGCGGCGCTTCAAGCCGCTCCTGCGCCATTCCGCCTTCGCCGATCGGCGGCGCCACGACCGCTTTCCGACCGCCCGTCGCGCGCATCTGACCCTCGGCGGCATCGACCTGTCGAGCCGGATCGTCGATGTCGGGCGCGGCGGCGCGCTTCTGGCGGACGCGCGGGCCACCCGGTTCGAGGGAGGAACCGGCGCGATCACGATCGACGGGCTGCCGCCCTTGCCCTGCCGGATGGCGGGCCAGAGCGAGCAGGGGTTGCATCTGGCTTTCGAGGTGGACGCTGTCGCTGGCAGCGGAGCATTGGCGCAGATGATCGAGGAGATCGAGCGTTCTTATCGGCCGCTGATCGAGCGAGCCCAGGATTTCGCGCGCGAGGTTGCCGCGGCGATGGAGGTGGCGATCGAAAACGGCACCTTGATCGAGGAGGAATTGTTCGGCGCGCTCTATACGCCGGTTTCCGAGAGCGAGCCTGTTCAGTATCTGAGCCCGAGCCTGCCGGCTCTGGAGACCATTCTGCCTCCGTTGCTCAAAAAGACGCTCGCCAGCGATCCGCGCCTGGTGTTCGCGGTGCCGAGCGATCGCAACGGCTACATGCCGGTGCATCATGCCGAGACATCCCAGCCGCAGCGCAGCTACGATCCGGCCTGGAACGCCATCCATTCCTGCAACAGGCGCATTCTCGACAGTCGCTCCGGCATCAGCGCGAGCCGCTCGGTGCGGCCATTCCTGGTCCAGCTCTGCCAGCATGATCTTGGGAATGGGCGCAGCGAGGCTCTCAGCGAGATCACCGCCCCGCTGCGGGTGAAGGGGCGCCATTGGGGCGGCGTGCGGATGGCCTATCGCCTCTGA
- a CDS encoding Methyltryptophan oxidase translates to MSQHSYDVIVAGVGAMGSAACWHLAQRGLKVLGLERFDLGHAMGSSHGLTRIIRLAYFEGSHYVPIVRRAHELWAETGKQAGLKLLHVTGSLDLAPKGGGPVESSLQSCLDHGLTHEVLEGAEVMRRFPGFQLPEGHIGLWQPDGGFVASEKAIYAHVGLAQSRGADIRANEPMLDWTPTAQGGVVVRTERGTYSAGRLVITSGGWIADAVPALSQRVNTVKQAIGWFTTRRPELFREGAFPVFILSVEEGNFYGFPLYEHPGFKLGGPHFGREPMDPRDPDRTPSENQVARIRECLARYIPDAAGEPLTIKGCVYTVSPDEDFIIDSVPGVPQAVFASACSGHGFKFASAIGEILADLSTVGRSPFDLAPFSLSRFAS, encoded by the coding sequence ATGAGCCAGCACAGCTATGACGTCATCGTCGCCGGGGTTGGCGCCATGGGGTCGGCCGCCTGCTGGCATCTCGCCCAGCGCGGTCTGAAGGTGCTCGGTCTCGAGCGCTTCGATCTCGGCCATGCGATGGGCTCCTCGCATGGCCTGACCCGGATCATCCGCCTCGCCTATTTCGAAGGCTCGCACTATGTGCCGATCGTGCGGCGCGCCCACGAACTCTGGGCGGAAACCGGCAAGCAGGCCGGGCTCAAGCTGCTCCACGTCACAGGCTCGCTCGACCTTGCTCCCAAGGGCGGCGGACCTGTCGAATCCTCGCTGCAGTCCTGCCTCGACCATGGCTTGACCCATGAGGTGTTGGAGGGCGCCGAGGTGATGCGCCGCTTCCCGGGCTTCCAGCTCCCGGAGGGGCATATCGGGCTGTGGCAGCCGGATGGCGGCTTCGTCGCCTCCGAAAAGGCGATCTATGCCCATGTCGGCCTGGCGCAGTCGCGCGGCGCCGACATCCGCGCCAACGAACCCATGCTCGACTGGACGCCGACCGCGCAAGGCGGCGTCGTGGTGCGGACGGAACGCGGGACCTATTCCGCCGGCCGCCTCGTCATCACCTCCGGCGGCTGGATCGCCGATGCGGTGCCGGCGCTGTCGCAGCGGGTCAACACGGTGAAGCAGGCCATCGGCTGGTTCACGACGCGCCGGCCGGAGCTTTTCCGCGAGGGAGCGTTTCCGGTCTTCATCCTCAGCGTCGAGGAAGGCAATTTCTACGGCTTCCCGCTCTACGAGCACCCCGGCTTCAAGCTGGGCGGCCCGCATTTCGGGCGCGAGCCGATGGACCCGCGCGACCCCGACCGCACACCCAGCGAGAACCAGGTCGCTCGCATCCGCGAATGCCTGGCGCGCTACATCCCCGACGCAGCCGGCGAGCCGCTGACGATCAAGGGCTGCGTCTACACCGTCTCCCCGGACGAAGACTTCATCATCGACAGCGTGCCGGGCGTGCCACAGGCGGTCTTCGCCTCGGCCTGCTCGGGGCACGGCTTCAAATTCGCCAGCGCGATCGGCGAGATCCTCGCCGATCTCTCGACCGTCGGCCGATCGCCCTTCGACCTCGCCCCGTTCTCGCTTTCCCGCTTCGCGAGCTAA